A region from the Rosa rugosa chromosome 6, drRosRugo1.1, whole genome shotgun sequence genome encodes:
- the LOC133716158 gene encoding zinc finger BED domain-containing protein RICESLEEPER 2-like: MTTSSNSSHSAPSSPHSPVSSEAPSNSQCPVNPEAEVEKGNGNEIVAVSQQGENKEPSEPTPAHAAAGDATPTQSSRDVDGKKEQVGFEKRAKCRYCGTDLAADSSFNGTSTLRRHVEKVCKKYPGRENLEETQQVLISDGQTEPTLNVSKGWSQEACVQAACEMIVIDELPFSHIENEGFRWFCKVAIPRFEVPSRRKIVRCFLEMYERKKEELRMHLSGHRVCLTTDTWTSVQNINYMVLTAHFIDHGWKLHKRILNFCVIPSHKGTAIGKLLETCLVQWKIDKVLTVSIDNASANKVAIDYLRRKMAGWKNPPIFGGKFMHVRCLAHILNIIVRVGLHIMDRSCAAIRNAVKYIRSSSSRLNCFKLCVEKETPECQRIPVLDVPTRCNSTFLMLDTALEVRPAFDRLAEEEDQKYSGYLDEDEELEEEEDIESSVQKKSKTARKRVGPPVDADWDKAEIFVKFLRVFYDVTMRISATKNPTAHKAFHDIVAIQAEIDTLFVELEMSDGSETEKIMVDMAVKMRSKFIKYFGSIDDMNKLLLVALVLDPRFKLKNISHICTEMLSYDVETVKAKYNEVKELLLSLTDLYANSSNASSKSKSSTATSCVVSTSTQATATSSKSKDKKKISGKMADMLEGWQRALAESEEVVVESEVDRYLLDPMEKPKEDEDWQLLTWWKMNGCKYPNLAAVARGVLGIQVSTVASESCFSTGGRVIRSSLTPESVEALICLQNWIRKKDQSDIEYYPSIEELEFYEKNGKRCNSRQGKTSGRTN; encoded by the exons ATGACAACATCATCGAATTCGAGCCACTCGGCTCCATCATCACCTCATTCACCTGTAAGTTCTGAAGCTCCATCGAATTCTCAATGTCCGGTCAATCCAGAAGCTGAAGTTGAGAAAGGAAATGGGAACGAGATTGTTGCTGTCTCCCAACAAGGTGAGAATAAGGAACCAAGTGAACCAACTCCGGCTCATGCAGCAGCAGGTGATGCAACACCAACTCAATCATCTCGGG ATGTTGATGGGAAGAAAGAGCAAGTAGGATTTGAGAAACGGGCAAAGTGCAGGTATTGTGGTACTGACCTTGCTGCTGATTCTTCTTTTAATGGTACCAGTACTTTGCGTAGACATGTAGAAAAAGTGTGTAAGAAGTATCCTGGTAGGGAAAATTTAGAAGAAACTCAACAGGTGTTGATTAGTGATGGACAAACTGAACCTACCTTAAATGTTAGCAAAGGCTGGTCACAAGAAGCTTGTGTCCAAGCTGCTTGTGAAATGATAGTTATAGATGAACTACCATTTAGCCATATTGAGAATGAGGGGTTTAGGTGGTTCTGCAAGGTAGCTATTCCTCGATTTGAGGTGCCTTCTAGGAGAAAAATAGTAAGATGCTTCTTGGAGATGTATGAGAGGAAGAAAGAGGAGCTTAGGATGCATTTAAGTGGCCACAGAGTGTGTTTAACTACAGATACTTGGACATCTGTGCAGAACATCAACTACATGGTGTTAACAGCACACTTCATAGATCATGGTTGGAAATTGCACAAGAGAATCCTAAATTTTTGTGTGATTCCCAGTCACAAAGGCACAGCAATAGGAAAGCTGTTAGAAACTTGTTTGGTGCAGTGGAAGATAGATAAGGTTTTGACTGTGTCTATTGATAATGCTAGTGCAAATAAGGTTGCAATTGATTATTTGAGAAGGAAAATGGCAGGATGGAAGAACCCCCCAATTTTTGGTGGCAAGTTCATGCATGTGAGGTGTTTGGCTCACATCTTGAACATTATAGTGAGGGTTGGACTGCATATAATGGATAGAAGCTGTGCAGCAATTAGAAATGCTGTGAAATATATTAGAAGCAGTTCAAGCAGATTGAACTGCTTTAAGCTATGCGTTGAAAAGGAGACGCCTGAATGTCAAAGAATTCCTGTGTTGGATGTTCCAACAAGATGTAATTCCACATTTCTCATGCTTGACACGGCTTTAGAGGTGCGGCCAGCTTTTGATAGGCTGGCTGAGGAGGAGGACCAGAAGTACTCGGGCTACTTAGATGAAGATGAGGAGcttgaggaggaagaagacatTGAAAGTTCAGTTcagaaaaaatcaaaaactgcAAGAAAAAGAGTAGGGCCACCTGTTGATGCAGATTGGGATAAAGCTGAAATTTTTGTCAAGTTCTTGAGGGTTTTTTATGATGTCACAATGAGAATTAGTGCAACCAAAAACCCCACTGCTCATAAGGCTTTTCACGACATTGTGGCGATACAAGCTGAGATTGATACCCTTTTTGTGGAGCTTGAGATGAGTGATGGAAGTGAAACTGAAAAAATAATGGTTGACATGGCAGTGAAGATGAGAAGCAAATTCATAAAGTATTTTGGAAGCATCGATGATATGAATAAGCTGTTATTAGTGGCCCTAGTCTTGGATCCCAGGTTCAAGTTGAAGAATATAAGTCATATTTGTACTGAAATGCTAAGTTACGATGTCGAAACAGTGAAAGCAAAGTACAATGAAGTGAAAGAGTTGTTGCTGTCCTTGACTGATCTGTATGCAAACTCAAGCAATGCCTCTTCAAAGAGTAAAAGCAGCACTGCAACAAGTTGTGTGGTTTCCACTAGTACACAAGCAACAGCCACATCTTCCAAGTCCAAGGACAAGAAAAAAATTAGTGGGAAAATGGCTGACATGTTAGAAGGGTGGCAGCGAGCCCTAGCAGAATCTGAAGAAGTTGTGGTGGAGAGTGAAGTGGATAGGTACCTCCTTGATCCAATGGAGAAGcccaaagaagatgaagattggcAGCTGCTTACATGGTGGAAGATGAATGGCTGCAAATATCCAAACCTCGCAGCCGTTGCAAGGGGTGTACTTGGAATCCAAGTCAGCACAGTCGCATCTGAGTCTTGCTTCAGTACAGGTGGCAGAGTGATTAGGAGTTCTT